In the genome of Planctomyces sp. SH-PL62, the window GGTGAGCGTCATCTCCTTCTGGGAGGCGTTCCAGAGCGGGTCGTGGGTCTCGGCCCGTTCTAGCTGGTCCGAGGTGTAGACGACCGGCCGAGGGTCGTCGGCGTGCTTGGCGAGGGTCTTCCTCGCCCACTCGGGGCAGCCGGCCAGCGAATCATAGTCAGGGTTGCGCGCCACGAAGTTGATCGCCAACTCGCGACGGACGATCAGCTCTTCGAGCAGGACGTCGATCCCCTCGCGCGGGCCGTCGCTCTGGATCGCGGCCAGGGCGATCGTCGTCGGGCTGATGTGGCCGTAATGGAGGTGGGCGGAGAGTTCCGTGGTGCAATAGGGCGTCGGCTCGTTGCGGTCCTCGGCGTACCTGTGCAGACGCTCGTCGAGGAATCGCTTCAGCCGCCGCATCGCCTCGCGAGTGCCGCCGACGTAGCCGGGGACTTCTCCCACGCCTCCCACCCGGAGCGCCTTCATCAGCGAGTCGGGCTCGATTTCCGCGCCGTCGGGGATCTCGCCGGGCCAGGGCTGGCGGGCTCGGATCTCGGGGATCGGCTTCAGGTATTCGTCCCAGACGCGGTGGATCTTGGGCCGGAGCGTCCTCGCGGCGTACTCCTCCTTCGGGAAAAGCGAGGTGGGGACGACGACGTCGGCGTCGACCAGGTGGAACGGAACCTTCAAGGCGCGGGCGACGACCTCGCGCCAGCGTCGGCCCACGCGGACGGGGTTCTCGTCGCCGACGACGAACGCCGCCCCGACCTCCTCGGCGAAGGCGGGGACGACCTCCTCGGGCGATCCCAGCCTGACGACCAGCGGCACCCCCCGGCGCTCCAGGTCGGCTCGGGCGTCGACCAGGCCCTCGACGAGGAAGCGATAATGCCGACGCTGGGCGGCCGGATAGTCGGCGGTGAGGCCGAAGACGGCGATCACCGGCTTGCCGATCGCGTCGCCCACGGCGATCGCCATGTTAAGCGCCGGATTGTCGACCCCTCGCTGGGCGCGTTGCATCCAGTAGACGACGCACGCCCCGTCCGAAGCGGGAGCCCCGTCGCGGGCCGCCCGCACGCGAGGGTGGGGGGCGAGGAGACGTTCCAGGGATGGTCCGGACATGTTGCGCCTTGAGCGAGGGGGCCGAGAGTCGGGTCGCCGCGACCCGATATTGTAACGGCGGCCCGGCCTCGCCGTCGCCAGGGGGGCCGGGGCCGGACGTCGCTCTCATAGGCCGGCGGCGGACGCGGGAAGGGCGGTGCGACCGGGCATTGTGACGGTCGCCCGGGCGGCGGGGTACGTTCGGCGGCTCGGCGCGGGTTGAACGCGGGGGGCTCTGGGGCCATAATGGGAAGATGGGCCGACCCGGGCGTGCCGTCGGGCCGCCGTCGGCTCCCCTCCTCCATCCTGCCTCCCCCCTGCACCGCGAACGAACAGGTGAAGCGAACATGGCGCGTCGGCGTGTTGGACTCTGGCTCGTGGGAGCCTTCGGCGGGGTTGGGACGACGATCACGGTGGGCCTCGCGGCGATGGCGAAGGGGCTCGTCGATCAGACCGGCCTGACGACCGGCCTCCCCGCGTTCCGCGACCTGCCCCTCCCCGCCCCCGGCGATTTCGTCGTCGGCGGGCATGAGATTCGGAACACGACGTTCGCCGCCTCGGCCGAGGAATTCCGCGCCGCGTCGGGGGTCTTCGACGCCTCCTGGCTGGAAGCCTGCCGCGACGAGCTGGCGGCGGCCTCCGCGCGGGTGCGGCCCGCCCCCCGATACGGCCTGAGCCCCACCGTCGCCAAGCTCGGCGACTGGGCCGCCGACGCCTCCGCCGGCACCGCTCGCCAGGCGCTCGAACGCATCGAGGCCGACCTCGCCGCGTTCGTAACCGCCGAGAAGCTCGACCACCTGATCGTCCTGAACGTCTCCAGCACCGAGCCCCCGTTCCGCACCGGGGCGCCCCACGAGTCCCTCGCCGCGCTGGAAGCCGTCCTGGACCGCCCCGGCGACCCGGTCCTGCCGTCGAGCGCGCTCTACGCCCTGGCGGCGTTCCGCGGCGGCCACACGCACCTGAACTTCACCCCCAGCCTGGGCGGGTCGTTCCCCGCCGCGCGAGAGCTGGCCGAGCGGACCGGCTCGCTCTACGGCGGCAAGGACGGCAAGACGGGCGAAACCCTCATGAAGACCGTGCTGGCGCCCATGTTCGCCGCGCGGAACTTCCAGGTGATGAGCTGGGTCGGCCACAACATCTTCGGCAACCGCGACGGCGTGGTGCTCGACGACCCCTCGAACAAGTCGTCCAAGGTCGAGACCAAGGACCGGGTCATCACCGAGATCCTCGGCTACAAGCCCGCCTCCGTCGTCTCGATCGAGTACGTCCCCGACATGGGCGACTGGAAGACGGCCTGGGACCACATCCACTTCAAGGGTTTCCTCGGCACCAAGATGGCCCTCCAGTTCACCTGGCAAGGCTGCGACAGCCTCCTCGCCGCCCCCCTCGGCGTCGACCTCGCCCGCCTCGCCGACTTCGAAAAGCAGCGCGGGGGCAAGGGCCTGATGCTCCACCTCTCCTGCTTCTTCAAGGGCCCCGAAGGCGACCCCGAGAACGACTTCTTCAAGCAGTTCGCCCGCCTCGAAGCCTACGCCGCCGCCGCCCAGGCCGAGGCGACGGCCGAGAGCCGCTGAACCAGTCGTGCGGGCCGCCGCAACCGACCCGTGGTCCTCCGACGCCTCCTCCGACGGACTCCCCCCGTGAAACTCGCCTTCAGCTCCAACGCATATTTGAAGCATCCGTTCGACGAGACCGCGGCGCGGATCGCGGCGGTCGGCTACGACGGGCTCGAACTGCTGGCCGACGTCCCGCACGCCTGGCCCGCGGGCCTGCTGGAAGGGCCGAAGCGGGCGATCCGCGAGGCCATGCGGGCCAACGGGCTCGCGTTCTCGAACATCAACGCGTTCATGATGAACGCGGTGGCCGACCATCGCCAGCCCTACTGGCACCCCTCGTTCCTGGAGCCCGACGAGGCCTACCGCCGCGTCCGGATCGACCACACCCGCCGCGCGCTTGACCTCTGCGCCGAGCTGGGCGCCCCCCACATCACCACCGAGCCGGGCGGGCCGATCCCCTCGGGGATGTCCCGCGCCCAGGCCGTCGACCTCTTCGTCGAGACCCTCAAGCCCCTGGCCGAGCACGCCGAGAGGCTCGGCGTCCTGCTCCTGATCGAGCCCGAGCCTGAGCTGCTCCTGGAGACGACCGATCAGTATATCGAGATCCACGAGCGCGTCGGCTCGCTGGCGCTCGGGCTGAACTTCGACGTCGGCCACGCTTACTGCATGAGCGAGGATCTGCCCAGGGCGATCGCCGCGCTGGCCCCCCTGACCCGCCACTACCACCTGGAGGACATCGCGGCGACGCGGGTCCACCACCACATGATCCCCGGCGACGGCGTGATCGACTTCGCCGAGGTGGTCGACGCGATCAAGCGGACCGGCTACGACGGCTGGCTGACCGTCGAACTGTACCCGTTCCAGGACGACCCGGACGTCGCGGCGAAGCGGGCGTACGACGTCCTGAAGCCGCTGGTCGGATGAGGACCTCGATCCGGTCGGTCCTCCAACTGGTCAGGCTTCCCAACGTCTTCACCGCGGCGGCCGACAGCCTCGCGGGCTGGCTGCTCGTCGGCGGGGCCCTCGGCGACCTCGCCGGCTGGGCGCCGCTGGCGGGGGCGTCGATGGCCCTCTACGCGGCGGGCATGGCGCTGAACGACTGGTTCGACCTCGACGTCGACCGCGCGGAGCGTCCCGAACGGCCGTTGCCGTCGGGCAAGGTGGCGGTCGGCGTCGCCGCCGCGATCGGCTGGGGAGGGCTTGCGCTGGGGCTGCTGGCGGCGGCCTTCGCGAGAGGCTTCGCGTCGCCGACGTTCGCGGTCGCCGTCGCGCTGGCCGGGGCGATCGTGGGCTACAACGCGGGCCTCAAGAAGACGTTCCTGGGCCCCTGGGCGATGGGCTCTTGTCGGGCGTTCAACATGCTGCTGGGCATGAGCGCGGCAGCCTCGCTGGGGGGGCCGATCGCCTGGCTGGCGGCGGCGGCGTTCGGGACGTTCGTCGCCGGCGTGACCTGGATCAGCCGTTCCGAGGCCCACGGCGGGGAGACCCGCAACCTGATCATCGGCCTGTCGATCCAGGATCTCGCGCTGCTCGGGCTGGCCGCCGTCTCGCTCGCGCCCGGGAGCTTCCCGGAGCCCTGGGCCGGTCGTCCCCTGATCCCGCTGGAGGGGCTGCTGGTCCTGGCCCTGGCGGCCCTGGCGATCAACGCGGCGGCCTCGCGGGCGATCCGAGAGCCCTCGCCGGCGCTCATCCGCCGCGCGGTGAAGACGGGCGTCCTGTCGCTCGTCTGGCTCGACGTCGCCCTCGTCGCCTCGGTTCGCGGCCCCCTGCCCGCCCTGGCCGTCGCGGCGCTCTGGCCACCCGCCTTCCTGCTGGCCCGCCGCCTCTACGCCACCTGACCGTCGCGAGGGACGCCCCATGCTCCTGGGTTACAACACCAACGGCCTGGCCCACCACCGCCTGACCGACGCCCTCCGTCTCATGGCCGAGGAAGGCTATCAAAGCGTCGCCATCACCCTCGACGCCGGGGCGCTCGACCCCTACGAGGACACGGCGATCCTGGCCCGCCAGACGGCGACCGTCCGCGAACTGCTCGACGGCCTGGGCCTCGGGCGCGTGGTCGAGACGGGGGCGAGGTTCCTGCTCAACCCCCGGACCAAGCACGACCCGACCTTGATGGACCCGGACCCGGTGCGACGCGCCCTCCGGGTCGATTTCCTCCGTCGCGCGATCGACCTGGCCGTCGCCCTCGACGCCGGGGCGGTCTCGTTCTGGTCGGGCGTCCTGCGCGACGGCTCGTCCGAGGACGCGGCGCTGGACCGCCTCGCCGCCGCGCTCCGGCCGGTGATCGAGCACGCCGAGACGCAGGGCGTCCGGCTCGCGTTCGAACCCGAACCGGGCATGTTCATCGACACGTTCGACCGCTTCGCCCGCCTCGACGAACGCATCAAGCATCCGCTGTTCGATTTGACCGTCGACGTCGGCCACGTCCACTGCAACGAGCCCCGTCCGGTCGCCGACTACCTCCGCGAATGGGGTCCCCGGATCGCCAACGTCCACATCGAGGACATGGTGGTGGGTGTCCACGAGCACCTGATGTTCGGCGAGGGGACGATGGACTTTCCTCCCATCCTGGCCGCATTCCGCGAGATCGGTTACACCGGCGGCCTGCACGTCGAGCTGAGCCGCCACAGCCCCATGGGCGCCGAAGCCCTGCGCGGCGCGAGAACTTTCCTCGCCCCCCTCCTCCGCCCGTAGCCGGACGCAAAGCCCTTCACCTTTCGCGGGAGAAGGCATGATTTCCGTAGCCTGGCGGCGTTCCGGAATCGGGCCGTCGGCGTCACTGGGAGATCATCATCCCGCCTCCCGCCCCGGCCCCGGCGTTTCGCGGCGGGGCGGCGGGCATCCGGGCGAGGCCCTGGACGGCCTTGACCGCCGCTTCGGCGGTCTTGCGGACGTCGGGGCGGGGATCGTCCTCGGCCAGCCGTTTCAGGGCGGCCTCGGCGGGAAGCGCGGCGGGGCCGAGGTGCCCCAGGGCGCGGACGCCATGCAGGCGGACGTCGGCCTCGTCGCTTTCGAGGAGCGTCGAAAGCGCCGGAACGGCCGGGGTCATCGCCTCGAGCAGCGCGGGGTCGTCGTCGGCGTGGGTCGCCAGGCTCGCCAGCGACGCGAGCACCTCGGCCCGGCCTTCCGGGGCCTTTGCCCGTTCGAGTTCCTTGAGAAGCGTCAGCGCGGCCTCGGGCCGTCGCGTGGGGACGCCGCCCAGGCCGTCGACCACCAGCGTGCGAAGCTCGGCGTCGGACTCGGGGGAATCGGCCAGGACACGAAGGAACGGTTCGACCGCCGGGCCGACGGCTTCGTGATCGGCGTCGTTCTTGGAGATCGCGGACAACCCGAGGATTCGGCCCAGGATCGCATAGACGGCCCGCCGATTCGGGCCGGCTTCCACCGTCGTCGAGGCCTCGACCAGGGGGGGGATCGCCGACGTGAGGACCTCGCGGAACCCATCGAGATCGTCCCGGAACGCCCGGCTTTCGGCCACGGGCGAGAGCGTCGCGAACCGCTCGTCGAGGGCGGCGACCAGTGGTCCCGCCGTCTCGCCCTGGAGGGCGCGGATGACCTCGGTCACGGCGGCCGGGCTTCGGAAGAGCTGCGAGGCCAACGCGTCGGCCGCCGCGCGGCCCGAGTCTTCGGGATCGGCCAGGTTCCTCGCGAGGGCCTGGATCACGGCGTCATCGGCCGGGAGCCCTCGGTAGCGTGCGGCCGTCGCGCGGACGCCGGGATCGGGGTCGTGGAGGGCGGCGACGTGGGCCTGGACGACCGGAGGGTCGCCTGGGGCGATGGCTGCCAGGGCGTCGAGGAGCGTCGACCGCGTCGCGGGGTCGGGCTCGGCGGCGAGCCGGTCGAGCATCGGACGTTCGGCGGTCCGGGCGGCCGGCCCGAGGTTTCGCAGGGCGTCGGCGACGGAGACCCTGACGCCGGCGTCGGGATCGGCCAGGGCGTCGATCAGCGCCGGGACGGCCGACTCGGCCCGCCAGCCGAGCGTCGCCAGGGACGCGGCCGCCGCCGATCGCTCCTCCGGATTCTCGGCCTTCAGGACGTCGAGGCTGGCGATGGACGCGATCGCGCGGCCGACGGCCGCGTGGACCTCGGCGTCCTTCTCGCGCCCGGCCAGCGAGCGGAGTTCCGGGAGGGCCGGGGCGGCCTCCGGCCCGAGCGCGGTCAGGACCTCCAGGAGTTGCAGGCGCACGTCGAGCCCGTCGCCGTCGAGCGCGGCGACTACCTTGGGGACGACCTCCCGCCAGGCGTTGCGGAGCGAGGGGGAGCCCGTGCCGTCGCGGAGGCCGTCCTGGAGGATCGACGCGGCCTTGCGGCGGATGTCCGGCACGGGGCTGGCAAGGCAACGGCCCATCGCCCCGATCCACCTCGCCTCCCAGGTCAGGTCGTCGTCCCGGCCCCCCCGGCCGCTGGCGTCGCGATGCTGGGCGAAGGTCCGGGCCAGTTCCCACTGGTCCATCGCGTGGAGCCGCAATTCCGGCTGGTCGGCCTGGTCGTCGATCCGGGCCACGACCGCGTCGAGCGCGGCCCTCGCGGGGCCGAGGAGCGCCGGGTCCTGCGACTTCTCATAGGTGGCGGCGATCCGGCAGAGGACCGTGACGGCCGCCGCGCGGCCGGCGGCGGCGGGCTCCTCGGCCACTCGGCGAAGGTCGCCCACCGCGGCCTCGTATCGCCTCGTCTGCACGTCGGCCGGGGTGGAAACGCCTCCTCGCTCCAGGATCAGCTGCGCGAGGTTCATGCCCACCCCCTCGCGCGAGCGGTCGTCGGCGCGGAGCGCGGCGCGACAAAGGGCGGGGACGGTGCGGTCGTCGGCCATGCCGATCTGGGCCAGCTTCGCTGTCGCCTCCAGCAAGACCTGGGCGTCGGGGTCGTCCACCGCCGCGACCAGGGCCGGGACCGTGGCCGGGTACTCCGGCCGGAGCAGGCTCAACGCCTTCTTGCGGACCGCCGGGCTGGGGTCCTCGACGGCCGCGTCGGCGAGGGCCTGGGCGATCCGCTCGTCGCCGCCGCTGAACGAGTCCAGGGCGTCGACGGCCGCGGAACGAAGCTCATCGGGCTGGTCGGCGTCGAGCGCCGCCCGCAGCGCATCGGTCAGCGCGTCGATGTTGATCGGGAGCGTCGGGGGGGTCTTGCCTCGGGTCCCGAACCGGCCGAGGCTGCGGACGGCTTCGGCCCTCACGGTCGGGTCCGGGTCGTCGAGCGCTTCCATCAGGGCGGGGGTCGAGGCGGGATCGTGGACGACGCCCAGCAGGGCCGCCGCGCGGCGGCGGACGCCCGCCGCGTCGTCCCCCTCGAGGACTTCGGCCGCCTTCGAAGCCGCCGGTCGGGCCGCCTCGCCGAAAGCTCCGAGCGCATCCAGGACGTCGCCCCTGACGTCGGCGTCTCGATCGTCGAGCGCGGCGATCAGGGCCGGGACGACCGTCTCCGGATCGGACGTGTCGCGCCCCAGATCCGCCGCCGCCTCCCGCCGCGTCGCCGGCCAGGCGCTCTTCAGGCGGGCGACGCGGCCGCCGACCGTGTCGTCGGGCCGGAGGACGTCCCGGAGCAGATAAACGCCCACTCCCACGGCGACCGCCGACGCCGCAAGGACGATCACGCCGCGACCCGCGTTGGTCCATCTCATCGTCTGGCTCGCTCCCGAATGCGGCCGTCGGCGGGACGCGCGACGGCGCGACGTCTACGCCCGACGGGCCCCTCAAGGATCGCCATGCAAGGACGTCGGCAACTATCGGATCTTTCGAGGTCGATGGCAAGGGCCTGCATCGAGATCCGTATATCGACGCCTTCGCCTCGTTCCGAATATGAATTGCTTAGTTGAATATCTTGATTTGATTTTTCGGAAGACCCTTGCCGAAGCCTCGGAAAGTCTGTTATCTCTTTTCATACGATCTTCTTGGAAGCCTTGCGGACGATCGGCCCTTGACGTCCCCTTCCCCGTCCCACGATTCGGGAACCGGCGGCCGTCGCGGGATCCGATCTCGGGCGGCCCGTCGCAGAGCCCTCCGTCGCCTCGCCTCCTGAAGAACGCTCCTCTCCCACGCAAGCGGCGTACGAGTTCGGATCGAGCCCTTTACCCTCGGTTCTCGTAGGCGATTCGGCCTGGCCTTGCTCAACGGTCGACGTGGCCCCTCCCCCTCTTCGGGGGCGCGTCTTCGATCGCGCGGATGGGACGCCCCCCGCTCGCGACCGCACCCTTCGGGGTGGATCGCCCGCCACCGCGTCCGGTCCTCGGCATGCGGAGCACCCACATCGTGAGGATCGACCACCCACCCCGCCCTTGGCGGGAGGGGCCTCCACGGGCCCTGCGGCGTCCGTCGAATCCGAATGACTCAGGCAGGGATACTTCTTAACCATCCTTCACCCCCCGAGTTTCACCGGAGATCCGTCGTCATGAACACGCTTCAAGCCGGGTCGACCGCCCCGCGACGGGGCTTCACGCTGATCGAGCTGCTGGTGGTGATCGCGATCATCGCCGTCCTGATCGCCTTGCTGCTGCCCGCCGTGCAATCGGCGCGCGAGGCGGCCCGACGCGCCCAGTGCGTCAACAACCTGAAGCAGCTCGCGCTCGCCTCCCACAATTACGAGTCGTCCCAGGGCTGCTTCCCCATGGGGAATCGCTATATCGACACGTATTCGTACGCGGCTCCGTCGACCGCGTGCTCCGGGAGCAGCTGGTTCGGCTATTCGGCGTTCGCCTTCATCCTGCCGTTCCTCGAAGGGGGGAACCAGTACGCTTCGATCAACTTCAACTTCGTGGTGAATTCGGTGCGGAACACGACGGCGTTCCAGTCCAAGGTCGCCGGCTTCGTCTGCCCGTCTGACGGGGAGTCGCCGGCGCCGCCGTCGACCTATTTCTTCTGCTCCCACTGCTCCTACGCCATGAACCGGGGGACGCTGGAGAACGTTTATTGCAACGCCGCCGTGGCCGCCTTCCCCGACCCGGGGGCGGAGAATCCGTCGCATTGCAACGCCGTTCTGGGCAACGGCATGTTCGGGGCCGAGGCGGTCGTCCGGGTCTCCGGGGTGACCGACGGCACGAGCAACACGGTCCTGTTCGGCGAGGCCTCGCGGTTCCTCGGCGACACGGCCCAGATGTATCACACCTGGCATCATGTCTCGGTCACGGACTTCACGGCGAACTACGGTTCGAAGTGGACCGGCGACATGCGCCCCCGCGGCGGCCTGTTCACGCTCCCGAGGGTGAACTCCCCGCCGGACAAGACCGGGGCGCAGATCGCCTCGATCTGGGGCGTCTGCGGCTCGGGCGCCGGCATCCCGGCCGACTGGCTCCAGAACTGCCCGCAGGCCCTCACGCTCGGCCAGTGG includes:
- a CDS encoding deoxyribodipyrimidine photo-lyase; translation: MSGPSLERLLAPHPRVRAARDGAPASDGACVVYWMQRAQRGVDNPALNMAIAVGDAIGKPVIAVFGLTADYPAAQRRHYRFLVEGLVDARADLERRGVPLVVRLGSPEEVVPAFAEEVGAAFVVGDENPVRVGRRWREVVARALKVPFHLVDADVVVPTSLFPKEEYAARTLRPKIHRVWDEYLKPIPEIRARQPWPGEIPDGAEIEPDSLMKALRVGGVGEVPGYVGGTREAMRRLKRFLDERLHRYAEDRNEPTPYCTTELSAHLHYGHISPTTIALAAIQSDGPREGIDVLLEELIVRRELAINFVARNPDYDSLAGCPEWARKTLAKHADDPRPVVYTSDQLERAETHDPLWNASQKEMTLTGRMHNYLRMYWAKKILEWSPTAEQAFAVAVELNDRYEMDGRDPNGYTGVAWAVGGKHDRPWPERPIFGTVRFMSYESTRKKFDSAGYIRRVESIAKQQGQA
- a CDS encoding inositol-3-phosphate synthase, yielding MARRRVGLWLVGAFGGVGTTITVGLAAMAKGLVDQTGLTTGLPAFRDLPLPAPGDFVVGGHEIRNTTFAASAEEFRAASGVFDASWLEACRDELAAASARVRPAPRYGLSPTVAKLGDWAADASAGTARQALERIEADLAAFVTAEKLDHLIVLNVSSTEPPFRTGAPHESLAALEAVLDRPGDPVLPSSALYALAAFRGGHTHLNFTPSLGGSFPAARELAERTGSLYGGKDGKTGETLMKTVLAPMFAARNFQVMSWVGHNIFGNRDGVVLDDPSNKSSKVETKDRVITEILGYKPASVVSIEYVPDMGDWKTAWDHIHFKGFLGTKMALQFTWQGCDSLLAAPLGVDLARLADFEKQRGGKGLMLHLSCFFKGPEGDPENDFFKQFARLEAYAAAAQAEATAESR
- a CDS encoding sugar phosphate isomerase/epimerase family protein, with the translated sequence MKLAFSSNAYLKHPFDETAARIAAVGYDGLELLADVPHAWPAGLLEGPKRAIREAMRANGLAFSNINAFMMNAVADHRQPYWHPSFLEPDEAYRRVRIDHTRRALDLCAELGAPHITTEPGGPIPSGMSRAQAVDLFVETLKPLAEHAERLGVLLLIEPEPELLLETTDQYIEIHERVGSLALGLNFDVGHAYCMSEDLPRAIAALAPLTRHYHLEDIAATRVHHHMIPGDGVIDFAEVVDAIKRTGYDGWLTVELYPFQDDPDVAAKRAYDVLKPLVG
- a CDS encoding UbiA family prenyltransferase; its protein translation is MRTSIRSVLQLVRLPNVFTAAADSLAGWLLVGGALGDLAGWAPLAGASMALYAAGMALNDWFDLDVDRAERPERPLPSGKVAVGVAAAIGWGGLALGLLAAAFARGFASPTFAVAVALAGAIVGYNAGLKKTFLGPWAMGSCRAFNMLLGMSAAASLGGPIAWLAAAAFGTFVAGVTWISRSEAHGGETRNLIIGLSIQDLALLGLAAVSLAPGSFPEPWAGRPLIPLEGLLVLALAALAINAAASRAIREPSPALIRRAVKTGVLSLVWLDVALVASVRGPLPALAVAALWPPAFLLARRLYAT
- a CDS encoding sugar phosphate isomerase/epimerase family protein yields the protein MLLGYNTNGLAHHRLTDALRLMAEEGYQSVAITLDAGALDPYEDTAILARQTATVRELLDGLGLGRVVETGARFLLNPRTKHDPTLMDPDPVRRALRVDFLRRAIDLAVALDAGAVSFWSGVLRDGSSEDAALDRLAAALRPVIEHAETQGVRLAFEPEPGMFIDTFDRFARLDERIKHPLFDLTVDVGHVHCNEPRPVADYLREWGPRIANVHIEDMVVGVHEHLMFGEGTMDFPPILAAFREIGYTGGLHVELSRHSPMGAEALRGARTFLAPLLRP
- a CDS encoding HEAT repeat domain-containing protein — its product is MRWTNAGRGVIVLAASAVAVGVGVYLLRDVLRPDDTVGGRVARLKSAWPATRREAAADLGRDTSDPETVVPALIAALDDRDADVRGDVLDALGAFGEAARPAASKAAEVLEGDDAAGVRRRAAALLGVVHDPASTPALMEALDDPDPTVRAEAVRSLGRFGTRGKTPPTLPINIDALTDALRAALDADQPDELRSAAVDALDSFSGGDERIAQALADAAVEDPSPAVRKKALSLLRPEYPATVPALVAAVDDPDAQVLLEATAKLAQIGMADDRTVPALCRAALRADDRSREGVGMNLAQLILERGGVSTPADVQTRRYEAAVGDLRRVAEEPAAAGRAAAVTVLCRIAATYEKSQDPALLGPARAALDAVVARIDDQADQPELRLHAMDQWELARTFAQHRDASGRGGRDDDLTWEARWIGAMGRCLASPVPDIRRKAASILQDGLRDGTGSPSLRNAWREVVPKVVAALDGDGLDVRLQLLEVLTALGPEAAPALPELRSLAGREKDAEVHAAVGRAIASIASLDVLKAENPEERSAAAASLATLGWRAESAVPALIDALADPDAGVRVSVADALRNLGPAARTAERPMLDRLAAEPDPATRSTLLDALAAIAPGDPPVVQAHVAALHDPDPGVRATAARYRGLPADDAVIQALARNLADPEDSGRAAADALASQLFRSPAAVTEVIRALQGETAGPLVAALDERFATLSPVAESRAFRDDLDGFREVLTSAIPPLVEASTTVEAGPNRRAVYAILGRILGLSAISKNDADHEAVGPAVEPFLRVLADSPESDAELRTLVVDGLGGVPTRRPEAALTLLKELERAKAPEGRAEVLASLASLATHADDDPALLEAMTPAVPALSTLLESDEADVRLHGVRALGHLGPAALPAEAALKRLAEDDPRPDVRKTAEAAVKAVQGLARMPAAPPRNAGAGAGGGMMISQ
- a CDS encoding DUF1559 domain-containing protein, which encodes MNTLQAGSTAPRRGFTLIELLVVIAIIAVLIALLLPAVQSAREAARRAQCVNNLKQLALASHNYESSQGCFPMGNRYIDTYSYAAPSTACSGSSWFGYSAFAFILPFLEGGNQYASINFNFVVNSVRNTTAFQSKVAGFVCPSDGESPAPPSTYFFCSHCSYAMNRGTLENVYCNAAVAAFPDPGAENPSHCNAVLGNGMFGAEAVVRVSGVTDGTSNTVLFGEASRFLGDTAQMYHTWHHVSVTDFTANYGSKWTGDMRPRGGLFTLPRVNSPPDKTGAQIASIWGVCGSGAGIPADWLQNCPQALTLGQWAFRSMHPGGANFAFADGSVKFIKNSTSDATYQALGTRAGGEVISSDSY